In Scatophagus argus isolate fScaArg1 chromosome 3, fScaArg1.pri, whole genome shotgun sequence, one genomic interval encodes:
- the patz1 gene encoding POZ (BTB) and AT hook-containing zinc finger 1 isoform X1, with amino-acid sequence MEKVAEPSWTSSYTYQVSKHSAEMLHNLNIQRKDGGRFCDVILRVGEESFPAHKAVLAACSEYFESVFSRQTEGDGDAKELEMHTISPKVFKDVLDFAYTSRIVVRLECFPELMTAAKFLLMRSVIEICQEVIKQSNVQILVPTSRGGDASLFQATGATELGFPVVQQDLVNGTAMLVNGQSFANNAQMHVDGSDDTAAVLLEDGGESSVPMLQPVEGLSVSPSTEIPGNAFQHDAGSPGSKRSRGRPKKAGGVVEAIHFNHGTQKDNGLFPCGTCGKAFTEASRLKNHEAQHGAHTGGVNNVGDSLSTASLLSQPALVENGVQLHGGLTLDNGRKRERTRRHVGCDICGKVFRDVYHLNRHKLSHSGEKPYACHVCGLRFKRKDRMSYHVRSHDGSVGKPYVCQSCGKGFSRPDHLNGHIKQVHTTERPHKCQICNASFATRDRLRSHLACHEDKIPCKVCGKFLRAAYMTDHLKKHSEGTHNYCGICNKGFSTASYLKVHIKTHHGSSLPPSATMHTFPEPRGELQMHNGNPYHMGRQCSVEDLCASRQLLLTSSEAEGRFHGLSGHPVLPQPGPPSLGLQPELLMGKAGGAPYFWECRSGGLPGFPVHGPVADGQENAGKCPHLESEESDPSFGELSNGDELKSPHKPDGPELEMPSLACNGASVGTLASPEGSKPKTDPEKKFTCSICGQAFRTKSYLNKHQHRVHKAQKAQGVSGSGLNELAPSLTSPFSPQQNMSLLESFGFQIVQSAFASSLVDAEAGQSGIDFGGK; translated from the exons ATGGAGAAGGTAGCGGAGCCGTCTTGGACTTCTTCGTACACCTACCAGGTGAGCAAGCACAGTGCGGAGATGCTACACAACCTCAACATTCAGAGGAAAGATGGAGGCAGGTTCTGCGATGTGATATTACGCGTCGGCGAGGAGAGCTTCCCTGCTCACAAAGCTGTGTTAGCCGCGTGCAGCGAGTATTTTGAGTCCGTCTTCAGTCGCCAGACGGAGGGTGACGGCGACGCAAAGGAGCTGGAGATGCACACCATCAGCCCTAAAGTTTTTAAAGACGTTCTGGACTTCGCTTACACCTCTAGGATTGTCGTGCGGCTGGAGTGCTTCCCGGAGTTAATGACAGCTGCCAAGTTTCTGCTGATGCGATCAGTTATCGAGATATGTCAGGAGGTAATCAAACAGTCCAACGTGCAAATCCTCGTCCCGACCTCACGCGGAGGAGACGCCAGTCTTTTCCAGGCCACGGGAGCCACGGAGCTGGGTTTCCCGGTGGTACAGCAGGATCTGGTGAACGGAACAGCAATGCTGGTGAACGGTCAAAGCTTTGCTAACAATGCACAAATGCATGTGGATGGGAGTGACGACACCGCCGCCGTGTTATTGGAGGACGGCGGCGAGTCGTCGGTGCCAATGTTACAGCCTGTCGAAGGACTGTCCGTTTCCCCATCAACGGAAATACCGGGGAACGCATTTCAACATGACGCTGGCTCCCCGGGGTCGAAAAGGAGCAGGGGGAGACCAAAGAAAGCTGGTGGAGTAGTGGAGGCTATACACTTTAATCACGGCACCCAGAAAGACAATGGGCTTTTTCCTTGCGGTACCTGCGGTAAAGCTTTTACAGAGGCTTCCCGCTTGAAGAACCATGAAGCGCAACACGGAGCCCACACCGGCGGTGTTAACAACGTCGGCGACAGCTTGTCAACAGCATCTTTGCTGTCTCAACCTGCTCTGGTGGAAAACGGCGTGCAGTTACACGGAGGGCTGACGCTGGATAACGGCCGCAAACGGGAGAGGACCAGGCGGCATGTCGGCTGTGACATATGCGGAAAAGTTTTCCGCGACGTATACCACCTGAACCGACACAAGCTCTCCCATTCCGGGGAGAAGCCGTACGCATGCCATGTGTGCGGGCTCCGGTTCAAACGCAAGGACAGGATGTCATACCATGTGCGGTCCCATGACGGATCTGTCGGCAAACCTTATGTGTGCCAGAGCTGTGGTAAAGGTTTTTCAAG ACCAGATCACCTGAATGGGCATATCAAACAGGTTCACACAACAGAGAGACCCCACAAGTGCCAG ATTTGTAATGCCTCTTTTGCTACAAGAGATCGCCTGCGGTCACACCTTGCATGCCACGAGGACAAAATCCCCTGCAAAGTTTGTGGCAAGTTTCTGCGAGCTGCCTACATGACGGACCACCTCAAGAAACACAGTGAAGGAACACATAACTACTGCGGCATTTGTAACAAAG GTTTCTCCACTGCGTCCTACCTTAAGGTGCATATAAAGACACACCATGGCTCTTCACTGCCCCCCTCTGCCACAATGCACACCTTCCCTGAGCCAAGGGGGGAACTGCAGATGCACAACGGCAACCCTTACCACATGGGACGCCAGTGCTCAGTGGAAG ACCTGTGCGCCAGTCGCCAGCTGCTTCTCACCTCGTCTGAGGCAGAGGGTCGCTTTCATGGGCTCTCTGGACACCCAGTTCTTCCCCAGCCTGGCCCTCCATCCTTGGGCCTGCAGCCTGAGCTGCTCATGGGGAAGGCAGGTGGGGCTCCATATTTCTGGGAGTGTCGCTCTGGCGGGTTGCCTGGCTTCCCCGTCCATGGGCCTGTCGCAG ATGGGCAGGAAAATGCCGGGAAATGCCCTCATCTGGAATCAGAAGAATCAGATCCTTCATTTGGCGAGCTGTCCAATGGCGACGAGCTCAAATCCCCACACAAACCGGACGGGCCAGAGCTCGAGATGCCCTCTTTAGCTTGCAATGGAGCCTCTGTGGGAACCTTGGCGTCTCCAGAAGGATCTAAACCCAAGACAGACCCTGAGAAGAAGTTTACCTGCAGCATCTGTGGCCAAGCTTTCCGCACCAAGTCCTACCTCAACAAGCACCAGCACAGAGTTCACAAAGCCCAGAAGGCCCAGGGGGTTTCAGGGTCGGGCTTAAATGAGCTGGCCCCCTCCCTGACCTCTCCCTTCTCCCCTCAACAAAACATGTCTCTGCTCGAGTCGTTTGGCTTTCAGATAGTCCAGTCTGCGTTTGCCTCTTCACTGGTGGATGCCGAGGCAGGTCAAAGCGGAATTGACTTTGGAGGGAAGTGA
- the patz1 gene encoding POZ (BTB) and AT hook-containing zinc finger 1 isoform X6, translating to MEKVAEPSWTSSYTYQVSKHSAEMLHNLNIQRKDGGRFCDVILRVGEESFPAHKAVLAACSEYFESVFSRQTEGDGDAKELEMHTISPKVFKDVLDFAYTSRIVVRLECFPELMTAAKFLLMRSVIEICQEVIKQSNVQILVPTSRGGDASLFQATGATELGFPVVQQDLVNGTAMLVNGQSFANNAQMHVDGSDDTAAVLLEDGGESSVPMLQPVEGLSVSPSTEIPGNAFQHDAGSPGSKRSRGRPKKAGGVVEAIHFNHGTQKDNGLFPCGTCGKAFTEASRLKNHEAQHGAHTGGVNNVGDSLSTASLLSQPALVENGVQLHGGLTLDNGRKRERTRRHVGCDICGKVFRDVYHLNRHKLSHSGEKPYACHVCGLRFKRKDRMSYHVRSHDGSVGKPYVCQSCGKGFSRPDHLNGHIKQVHTTERPHKCQICNASFATRDRLRSHLACHEDKIPCKVCGKFLRAAYMTDHLKKHSEGTHNYCGICNKDGGAHKNSTQRKSDFIIVLVRIKATL from the exons ATGGAGAAGGTAGCGGAGCCGTCTTGGACTTCTTCGTACACCTACCAGGTGAGCAAGCACAGTGCGGAGATGCTACACAACCTCAACATTCAGAGGAAAGATGGAGGCAGGTTCTGCGATGTGATATTACGCGTCGGCGAGGAGAGCTTCCCTGCTCACAAAGCTGTGTTAGCCGCGTGCAGCGAGTATTTTGAGTCCGTCTTCAGTCGCCAGACGGAGGGTGACGGCGACGCAAAGGAGCTGGAGATGCACACCATCAGCCCTAAAGTTTTTAAAGACGTTCTGGACTTCGCTTACACCTCTAGGATTGTCGTGCGGCTGGAGTGCTTCCCGGAGTTAATGACAGCTGCCAAGTTTCTGCTGATGCGATCAGTTATCGAGATATGTCAGGAGGTAATCAAACAGTCCAACGTGCAAATCCTCGTCCCGACCTCACGCGGAGGAGACGCCAGTCTTTTCCAGGCCACGGGAGCCACGGAGCTGGGTTTCCCGGTGGTACAGCAGGATCTGGTGAACGGAACAGCAATGCTGGTGAACGGTCAAAGCTTTGCTAACAATGCACAAATGCATGTGGATGGGAGTGACGACACCGCCGCCGTGTTATTGGAGGACGGCGGCGAGTCGTCGGTGCCAATGTTACAGCCTGTCGAAGGACTGTCCGTTTCCCCATCAACGGAAATACCGGGGAACGCATTTCAACATGACGCTGGCTCCCCGGGGTCGAAAAGGAGCAGGGGGAGACCAAAGAAAGCTGGTGGAGTAGTGGAGGCTATACACTTTAATCACGGCACCCAGAAAGACAATGGGCTTTTTCCTTGCGGTACCTGCGGTAAAGCTTTTACAGAGGCTTCCCGCTTGAAGAACCATGAAGCGCAACACGGAGCCCACACCGGCGGTGTTAACAACGTCGGCGACAGCTTGTCAACAGCATCTTTGCTGTCTCAACCTGCTCTGGTGGAAAACGGCGTGCAGTTACACGGAGGGCTGACGCTGGATAACGGCCGCAAACGGGAGAGGACCAGGCGGCATGTCGGCTGTGACATATGCGGAAAAGTTTTCCGCGACGTATACCACCTGAACCGACACAAGCTCTCCCATTCCGGGGAGAAGCCGTACGCATGCCATGTGTGCGGGCTCCGGTTCAAACGCAAGGACAGGATGTCATACCATGTGCGGTCCCATGACGGATCTGTCGGCAAACCTTATGTGTGCCAGAGCTGTGGTAAAGGTTTTTCAAG ACCAGATCACCTGAATGGGCATATCAAACAGGTTCACACAACAGAGAGACCCCACAAGTGCCAG ATTTGTAATGCCTCTTTTGCTACAAGAGATCGCCTGCGGTCACACCTTGCATGCCACGAGGACAAAATCCCCTGCAAAGTTTGTGGCAAGTTTCTGCGAGCTGCCTACATGACGGACCACCTCAAGAAACACAGTGAAGGAACACATAACTACTGCGGCATTTGTAACAAAG ATGGTGGTGCTCACAAAAACTCAACTCAAAGAAAGAGTGACTTCATCATTGTCCTTGTGAGGATAAAAGCTACATTGTGA
- the patz1 gene encoding POZ (BTB) and AT hook-containing zinc finger 1 isoform X2, with protein MEKVAEPSWTSSYTYQVSKHSAEMLHNLNIQRKDGGRFCDVILRVGEESFPAHKAVLAACSEYFESVFSRQTEGDGDAKELEMHTISPKVFKDVLDFAYTSRIVVRLECFPELMTAAKFLLMRSVIEICQEVIKQSNVQILVPTSRGGDASLFQATGATELGFPVVQQDLVNGTAMLVNGQSFANNAQMHVDGSDDTAAVLLEDGGESSVPMLQPVEGLSVSPSTEIPGNAFQHDAGSPGSKRSRGRPKKAGGVVEAIHFNHGTQKDNGLFPCGTCGKAFTEASRLKNHEAQHGAHTGGVNNVGDSLSTASLLSQPALVENGVQLHGGLTLDNGRKRERTRRHVGCDICGKVFRDVYHLNRHKLSHSGEKPYACHVCGLRFKRKDRMSYHVRSHDGSVGKPYVCQSCGKGFSRPDHLNGHIKQVHTTERPHKCQICNASFATRDRLRSHLACHEDKIPCKVCGKFLRAAYMTDHLKKHSEGTHNYCGICNKDLCASRQLLLTSSEAEGRFHGLSGHPVLPQPGPPSLGLQPELLMGKAGGAPYFWECRSGGLPGFPVHGPVADGQENAGKCPHLESEESDPSFGELSNGDELKSPHKPDGPELEMPSLACNGASVGTLASPEGSKPKTDPEKKFTCSICGQAFRTKSYLNKHQHRVHKAQKAQGVSGSGLNELAPSLTSPFSPQQNMSLLESFGFQIVQSAFASSLVDAEAGQSGIDFGGK; from the exons ATGGAGAAGGTAGCGGAGCCGTCTTGGACTTCTTCGTACACCTACCAGGTGAGCAAGCACAGTGCGGAGATGCTACACAACCTCAACATTCAGAGGAAAGATGGAGGCAGGTTCTGCGATGTGATATTACGCGTCGGCGAGGAGAGCTTCCCTGCTCACAAAGCTGTGTTAGCCGCGTGCAGCGAGTATTTTGAGTCCGTCTTCAGTCGCCAGACGGAGGGTGACGGCGACGCAAAGGAGCTGGAGATGCACACCATCAGCCCTAAAGTTTTTAAAGACGTTCTGGACTTCGCTTACACCTCTAGGATTGTCGTGCGGCTGGAGTGCTTCCCGGAGTTAATGACAGCTGCCAAGTTTCTGCTGATGCGATCAGTTATCGAGATATGTCAGGAGGTAATCAAACAGTCCAACGTGCAAATCCTCGTCCCGACCTCACGCGGAGGAGACGCCAGTCTTTTCCAGGCCACGGGAGCCACGGAGCTGGGTTTCCCGGTGGTACAGCAGGATCTGGTGAACGGAACAGCAATGCTGGTGAACGGTCAAAGCTTTGCTAACAATGCACAAATGCATGTGGATGGGAGTGACGACACCGCCGCCGTGTTATTGGAGGACGGCGGCGAGTCGTCGGTGCCAATGTTACAGCCTGTCGAAGGACTGTCCGTTTCCCCATCAACGGAAATACCGGGGAACGCATTTCAACATGACGCTGGCTCCCCGGGGTCGAAAAGGAGCAGGGGGAGACCAAAGAAAGCTGGTGGAGTAGTGGAGGCTATACACTTTAATCACGGCACCCAGAAAGACAATGGGCTTTTTCCTTGCGGTACCTGCGGTAAAGCTTTTACAGAGGCTTCCCGCTTGAAGAACCATGAAGCGCAACACGGAGCCCACACCGGCGGTGTTAACAACGTCGGCGACAGCTTGTCAACAGCATCTTTGCTGTCTCAACCTGCTCTGGTGGAAAACGGCGTGCAGTTACACGGAGGGCTGACGCTGGATAACGGCCGCAAACGGGAGAGGACCAGGCGGCATGTCGGCTGTGACATATGCGGAAAAGTTTTCCGCGACGTATACCACCTGAACCGACACAAGCTCTCCCATTCCGGGGAGAAGCCGTACGCATGCCATGTGTGCGGGCTCCGGTTCAAACGCAAGGACAGGATGTCATACCATGTGCGGTCCCATGACGGATCTGTCGGCAAACCTTATGTGTGCCAGAGCTGTGGTAAAGGTTTTTCAAG ACCAGATCACCTGAATGGGCATATCAAACAGGTTCACACAACAGAGAGACCCCACAAGTGCCAG ATTTGTAATGCCTCTTTTGCTACAAGAGATCGCCTGCGGTCACACCTTGCATGCCACGAGGACAAAATCCCCTGCAAAGTTTGTGGCAAGTTTCTGCGAGCTGCCTACATGACGGACCACCTCAAGAAACACAGTGAAGGAACACATAACTACTGCGGCATTTGTAACAAAG ACCTGTGCGCCAGTCGCCAGCTGCTTCTCACCTCGTCTGAGGCAGAGGGTCGCTTTCATGGGCTCTCTGGACACCCAGTTCTTCCCCAGCCTGGCCCTCCATCCTTGGGCCTGCAGCCTGAGCTGCTCATGGGGAAGGCAGGTGGGGCTCCATATTTCTGGGAGTGTCGCTCTGGCGGGTTGCCTGGCTTCCCCGTCCATGGGCCTGTCGCAG ATGGGCAGGAAAATGCCGGGAAATGCCCTCATCTGGAATCAGAAGAATCAGATCCTTCATTTGGCGAGCTGTCCAATGGCGACGAGCTCAAATCCCCACACAAACCGGACGGGCCAGAGCTCGAGATGCCCTCTTTAGCTTGCAATGGAGCCTCTGTGGGAACCTTGGCGTCTCCAGAAGGATCTAAACCCAAGACAGACCCTGAGAAGAAGTTTACCTGCAGCATCTGTGGCCAAGCTTTCCGCACCAAGTCCTACCTCAACAAGCACCAGCACAGAGTTCACAAAGCCCAGAAGGCCCAGGGGGTTTCAGGGTCGGGCTTAAATGAGCTGGCCCCCTCCCTGACCTCTCCCTTCTCCCCTCAACAAAACATGTCTCTGCTCGAGTCGTTTGGCTTTCAGATAGTCCAGTCTGCGTTTGCCTCTTCACTGGTGGATGCCGAGGCAGGTCAAAGCGGAATTGACTTTGGAGGGAAGTGA
- the patz1 gene encoding POZ (BTB) and AT hook-containing zinc finger 1 isoform X3: protein MEKVAEPSWTSSYTYQVSKHSAEMLHNLNIQRKDGGRFCDVILRVGEESFPAHKAVLAACSEYFESVFSRQTEGDGDAKELEMHTISPKVFKDVLDFAYTSRIVVRLECFPELMTAAKFLLMRSVIEICQEVIKQSNVQILVPTSRGGDASLFQATGATELGFPVVQQDLVNGTAMLVNGQSFANNAQMHVDGSDDTAAVLLEDGGESSVPMLQPVEGLSVSPSTEIPGNAFQHDAGSPGSKRSRGRPKKAGGVVEAIHFNHGTQKDNGLFPCGTCGKAFTEASRLKNHEAQHGAHTGGVNNVGDSLSTASLLSQPALVENGVQLHGGLTLDNGRKRERTRRHVGCDICGKVFRDVYHLNRHKLSHSGEKPYACHVCGLRFKRKDRMSYHVRSHDGSVGKPYVCQSCGKGFSRPDHLNGHIKQVHTTERPHKCQICNASFATRDRLRSHLACHEDKIPCKVCGKFLRAAYMTDHLKKHSEGTHNYCGICNKGFSTASYLKVHIKTHHGSSLPPSATMHTFPEPRGELQMHNGNPYHMGRQCSVEDGQENAGKCPHLESEESDPSFGELSNGDELKSPHKPDGPELEMPSLACNGASVGTLASPEGSKPKTDPEKKFTCSICGQAFRTKSYLNKHQHRVHKAQKAQGVSGSGLNELAPSLTSPFSPQQNMSLLESFGFQIVQSAFASSLVDAEAGQSGIDFGGK from the exons ATGGAGAAGGTAGCGGAGCCGTCTTGGACTTCTTCGTACACCTACCAGGTGAGCAAGCACAGTGCGGAGATGCTACACAACCTCAACATTCAGAGGAAAGATGGAGGCAGGTTCTGCGATGTGATATTACGCGTCGGCGAGGAGAGCTTCCCTGCTCACAAAGCTGTGTTAGCCGCGTGCAGCGAGTATTTTGAGTCCGTCTTCAGTCGCCAGACGGAGGGTGACGGCGACGCAAAGGAGCTGGAGATGCACACCATCAGCCCTAAAGTTTTTAAAGACGTTCTGGACTTCGCTTACACCTCTAGGATTGTCGTGCGGCTGGAGTGCTTCCCGGAGTTAATGACAGCTGCCAAGTTTCTGCTGATGCGATCAGTTATCGAGATATGTCAGGAGGTAATCAAACAGTCCAACGTGCAAATCCTCGTCCCGACCTCACGCGGAGGAGACGCCAGTCTTTTCCAGGCCACGGGAGCCACGGAGCTGGGTTTCCCGGTGGTACAGCAGGATCTGGTGAACGGAACAGCAATGCTGGTGAACGGTCAAAGCTTTGCTAACAATGCACAAATGCATGTGGATGGGAGTGACGACACCGCCGCCGTGTTATTGGAGGACGGCGGCGAGTCGTCGGTGCCAATGTTACAGCCTGTCGAAGGACTGTCCGTTTCCCCATCAACGGAAATACCGGGGAACGCATTTCAACATGACGCTGGCTCCCCGGGGTCGAAAAGGAGCAGGGGGAGACCAAAGAAAGCTGGTGGAGTAGTGGAGGCTATACACTTTAATCACGGCACCCAGAAAGACAATGGGCTTTTTCCTTGCGGTACCTGCGGTAAAGCTTTTACAGAGGCTTCCCGCTTGAAGAACCATGAAGCGCAACACGGAGCCCACACCGGCGGTGTTAACAACGTCGGCGACAGCTTGTCAACAGCATCTTTGCTGTCTCAACCTGCTCTGGTGGAAAACGGCGTGCAGTTACACGGAGGGCTGACGCTGGATAACGGCCGCAAACGGGAGAGGACCAGGCGGCATGTCGGCTGTGACATATGCGGAAAAGTTTTCCGCGACGTATACCACCTGAACCGACACAAGCTCTCCCATTCCGGGGAGAAGCCGTACGCATGCCATGTGTGCGGGCTCCGGTTCAAACGCAAGGACAGGATGTCATACCATGTGCGGTCCCATGACGGATCTGTCGGCAAACCTTATGTGTGCCAGAGCTGTGGTAAAGGTTTTTCAAG ACCAGATCACCTGAATGGGCATATCAAACAGGTTCACACAACAGAGAGACCCCACAAGTGCCAG ATTTGTAATGCCTCTTTTGCTACAAGAGATCGCCTGCGGTCACACCTTGCATGCCACGAGGACAAAATCCCCTGCAAAGTTTGTGGCAAGTTTCTGCGAGCTGCCTACATGACGGACCACCTCAAGAAACACAGTGAAGGAACACATAACTACTGCGGCATTTGTAACAAAG GTTTCTCCACTGCGTCCTACCTTAAGGTGCATATAAAGACACACCATGGCTCTTCACTGCCCCCCTCTGCCACAATGCACACCTTCCCTGAGCCAAGGGGGGAACTGCAGATGCACAACGGCAACCCTTACCACATGGGACGCCAGTGCTCAGTGGAAG ATGGGCAGGAAAATGCCGGGAAATGCCCTCATCTGGAATCAGAAGAATCAGATCCTTCATTTGGCGAGCTGTCCAATGGCGACGAGCTCAAATCCCCACACAAACCGGACGGGCCAGAGCTCGAGATGCCCTCTTTAGCTTGCAATGGAGCCTCTGTGGGAACCTTGGCGTCTCCAGAAGGATCTAAACCCAAGACAGACCCTGAGAAGAAGTTTACCTGCAGCATCTGTGGCCAAGCTTTCCGCACCAAGTCCTACCTCAACAAGCACCAGCACAGAGTTCACAAAGCCCAGAAGGCCCAGGGGGTTTCAGGGTCGGGCTTAAATGAGCTGGCCCCCTCCCTGACCTCTCCCTTCTCCCCTCAACAAAACATGTCTCTGCTCGAGTCGTTTGGCTTTCAGATAGTCCAGTCTGCGTTTGCCTCTTCACTGGTGGATGCCGAGGCAGGTCAAAGCGGAATTGACTTTGGAGGGAAGTGA
- the patz1 gene encoding POZ (BTB) and AT hook-containing zinc finger 1 isoform X4, translated as MEKVAEPSWTSSYTYQVSKHSAEMLHNLNIQRKDGGRFCDVILRVGEESFPAHKAVLAACSEYFESVFSRQTEGDGDAKELEMHTISPKVFKDVLDFAYTSRIVVRLECFPELMTAAKFLLMRSVIEICQEVIKQSNVQILVPTSRGGDASLFQATGATELGFPVVQQDLVNGTAMLVNGQSFANNAQMHVDGSDDTAAVLLEDGGESSVPMLQPVEGLSVSPSTEIPGNAFQHDAGSPGSKRSRGRPKKAGGVVEAIHFNHGTQKDNGLFPCGTCGKAFTEASRLKNHEAQHGAHTGGVNNVGDSLSTASLLSQPALVENGVQLHGGLTLDNGRKRERTRRHVGCDICGKVFRDVYHLNRHKLSHSGEKPYACHVCGLRFKRKDRMSYHVRSHDGSVGKPYVCQSCGKGFSRPDHLNGHIKQVHTTERPHKCQICNASFATRDRLRSHLACHEDKIPCKVCGKFLRAAYMTDHLKKHSEGTHNYCGICNKDGQENAGKCPHLESEESDPSFGELSNGDELKSPHKPDGPELEMPSLACNGASVGTLASPEGSKPKTDPEKKFTCSICGQAFRTKSYLNKHQHRVHKAQKAQGVSGSGLNELAPSLTSPFSPQQNMSLLESFGFQIVQSAFASSLVDAEAGQSGIDFGGK; from the exons ATGGAGAAGGTAGCGGAGCCGTCTTGGACTTCTTCGTACACCTACCAGGTGAGCAAGCACAGTGCGGAGATGCTACACAACCTCAACATTCAGAGGAAAGATGGAGGCAGGTTCTGCGATGTGATATTACGCGTCGGCGAGGAGAGCTTCCCTGCTCACAAAGCTGTGTTAGCCGCGTGCAGCGAGTATTTTGAGTCCGTCTTCAGTCGCCAGACGGAGGGTGACGGCGACGCAAAGGAGCTGGAGATGCACACCATCAGCCCTAAAGTTTTTAAAGACGTTCTGGACTTCGCTTACACCTCTAGGATTGTCGTGCGGCTGGAGTGCTTCCCGGAGTTAATGACAGCTGCCAAGTTTCTGCTGATGCGATCAGTTATCGAGATATGTCAGGAGGTAATCAAACAGTCCAACGTGCAAATCCTCGTCCCGACCTCACGCGGAGGAGACGCCAGTCTTTTCCAGGCCACGGGAGCCACGGAGCTGGGTTTCCCGGTGGTACAGCAGGATCTGGTGAACGGAACAGCAATGCTGGTGAACGGTCAAAGCTTTGCTAACAATGCACAAATGCATGTGGATGGGAGTGACGACACCGCCGCCGTGTTATTGGAGGACGGCGGCGAGTCGTCGGTGCCAATGTTACAGCCTGTCGAAGGACTGTCCGTTTCCCCATCAACGGAAATACCGGGGAACGCATTTCAACATGACGCTGGCTCCCCGGGGTCGAAAAGGAGCAGGGGGAGACCAAAGAAAGCTGGTGGAGTAGTGGAGGCTATACACTTTAATCACGGCACCCAGAAAGACAATGGGCTTTTTCCTTGCGGTACCTGCGGTAAAGCTTTTACAGAGGCTTCCCGCTTGAAGAACCATGAAGCGCAACACGGAGCCCACACCGGCGGTGTTAACAACGTCGGCGACAGCTTGTCAACAGCATCTTTGCTGTCTCAACCTGCTCTGGTGGAAAACGGCGTGCAGTTACACGGAGGGCTGACGCTGGATAACGGCCGCAAACGGGAGAGGACCAGGCGGCATGTCGGCTGTGACATATGCGGAAAAGTTTTCCGCGACGTATACCACCTGAACCGACACAAGCTCTCCCATTCCGGGGAGAAGCCGTACGCATGCCATGTGTGCGGGCTCCGGTTCAAACGCAAGGACAGGATGTCATACCATGTGCGGTCCCATGACGGATCTGTCGGCAAACCTTATGTGTGCCAGAGCTGTGGTAAAGGTTTTTCAAG ACCAGATCACCTGAATGGGCATATCAAACAGGTTCACACAACAGAGAGACCCCACAAGTGCCAG ATTTGTAATGCCTCTTTTGCTACAAGAGATCGCCTGCGGTCACACCTTGCATGCCACGAGGACAAAATCCCCTGCAAAGTTTGTGGCAAGTTTCTGCGAGCTGCCTACATGACGGACCACCTCAAGAAACACAGTGAAGGAACACATAACTACTGCGGCATTTGTAACAAAG ATGGGCAGGAAAATGCCGGGAAATGCCCTCATCTGGAATCAGAAGAATCAGATCCTTCATTTGGCGAGCTGTCCAATGGCGACGAGCTCAAATCCCCACACAAACCGGACGGGCCAGAGCTCGAGATGCCCTCTTTAGCTTGCAATGGAGCCTCTGTGGGAACCTTGGCGTCTCCAGAAGGATCTAAACCCAAGACAGACCCTGAGAAGAAGTTTACCTGCAGCATCTGTGGCCAAGCTTTCCGCACCAAGTCCTACCTCAACAAGCACCAGCACAGAGTTCACAAAGCCCAGAAGGCCCAGGGGGTTTCAGGGTCGGGCTTAAATGAGCTGGCCCCCTCCCTGACCTCTCCCTTCTCCCCTCAACAAAACATGTCTCTGCTCGAGTCGTTTGGCTTTCAGATAGTCCAGTCTGCGTTTGCCTCTTCACTGGTGGATGCCGAGGCAGGTCAAAGCGGAATTGACTTTGGAGGGAAGTGA